A part of Triticum aestivum cultivar Chinese Spring unplaced genomic scaffold, IWGSC CS RefSeq v2.1 scaffold4B_scf_1987, whole genome shotgun sequence genomic DNA contains:
- the LOC123172061 gene encoding uncharacterized RING finger protein P8B7.15c isoform X2, translating to MDMELPQHTMEGLELLLTAGAPRTGGKTNAPPGLLLPGSPLLHGRRKVIEDGSLASNRSVVTESVSKSCSSAEVKDEDAAIAVVIDAAELKWGEQSFRRGQAPGRFTSGRHNGHGSSEREAPPPGYVCRSCGVPGHFIQHCPQENQMPPPSYTCYRCRVPGHFIQHCPTIGGSKTLNMRTMWTKLACGCTKEKVPLIKG from the exons ATGGACATGGAGCTCCCACAACACACCATGGAAGGCCTGGAGCTCCTTCTCACAGCAG GTGCACCGCGTACAGGAGGGAAGACCAACGCTCCTCCGGGTCTGCTTCTTCCCGGGTCGCCGTTGCTCCACGGAAG GCGGAAAGTCATAGAAGATGGTTCATTAGCTTCAAACAGATCAGTGGTTACTGAATCAGTCTCAAAATCTTGTTCCTCCGCAGAAGTGAAAGATGAAGATGCTGCAATTGCAGTTGTGATTGATGCAGCTGAACTTAAATG GGGAGAGCAGTCATTTAGGAGAGGACAAGCTCCTGGAAGGTTTACATCAGGACGCCATAATG GCCATGGATCATCAGAAAGGGAGGCACCTCCACCCGGCTATGTGTGCCGCAGCTGCGGAGTTCCAGGCCATTTCATTCAACATTGCCCACAGGAAAACCAGATGCCTCCACCTAGCTATACCTGCTACAGATGCCGGGTTCCAGGGCATTTTATTCAGCATTGCCCAACCATTGGCGGTTCCAAG ACTCTGAACATGAGGACCATGTGGACTAAACTTGCATGTGGGTGCACCAAGGAGAAGGTCCCACTTATCAAGGGATAA
- the LOC123172061 gene encoding uncharacterized RING finger protein P8B7.15c isoform X1, with protein MDMELPQHTMEGLELLLTAGAPRTGGKTNAPPGLLLPGSPLLHGRRKVIEDGSLASNRSVVTESVSKSCSSAEVKDEDAAIAVVIDAAELKWGEQSFRRGQAPGRFTSGRHNGHGSSEREAPPPGYVCRSCGVPGHFIQHCPQENQMPPPSYTCYRCRVPGHFIQHCPTIGGSKAVYIYCDTLNMRTMWTKLACGCTKEKVPLIKG; from the exons ATGGACATGGAGCTCCCACAACACACCATGGAAGGCCTGGAGCTCCTTCTCACAGCAG GTGCACCGCGTACAGGAGGGAAGACCAACGCTCCTCCGGGTCTGCTTCTTCCCGGGTCGCCGTTGCTCCACGGAAG GCGGAAAGTCATAGAAGATGGTTCATTAGCTTCAAACAGATCAGTGGTTACTGAATCAGTCTCAAAATCTTGTTCCTCCGCAGAAGTGAAAGATGAAGATGCTGCAATTGCAGTTGTGATTGATGCAGCTGAACTTAAATG GGGAGAGCAGTCATTTAGGAGAGGACAAGCTCCTGGAAGGTTTACATCAGGACGCCATAATG GCCATGGATCATCAGAAAGGGAGGCACCTCCACCCGGCTATGTGTGCCGCAGCTGCGGAGTTCCAGGCCATTTCATTCAACATTGCCCACAGGAAAACCAGATGCCTCCACCTAGCTATACCTGCTACAGATGCCGGGTTCCAGGGCATTTTATTCAGCATTGCCCAACCATTGGCGGTTCCAAGGCAGTTTATATTTACTGTGAT ACTCTGAACATGAGGACCATGTGGACTAAACTTGCATGTGGGTGCACCAAGGAGAAGGTCCCACTTATCAAGGGATAA